In Rhodospirillales bacterium, a single genomic region encodes these proteins:
- a CDS encoding histidine kinase, with protein sequence MTHFLVSDSKPDGYKLEEILSVIRADIITRCGKISGDNRPEARQVLHNNMRVLVLISDAIQLAEDSTRVLEKAFGPSVKGGPPRIGSP encoded by the coding sequence GTGACCCATTTTCTTGTCTCGGATAGCAAGCCCGACGGCTACAAGCTCGAAGAAATCCTCTCGGTGATCCGCGCCGACATCATCACCCGGTGCGGCAAGATCAGCGGCGACAACCGGCCCGAAGCGCGCCAGGTGCTGCACAACAACATGCGCGTTCTCGTCTTGATCAGCGACGCGATCCAGCTCGCCGAGGATTCGACCCGCGTCCTGGAAAAGGCGTTCGGCCCCTCGGTCAAGGGCGGGCCGCCCCGGATCGGCAGCCCCTGA
- a CDS encoding DNA polymerase beta — translation MARALDEMMARIKAEEAELHRRGIRHLAIFGSVARGDERVDSDVDIAVDIEAGRSFSLIRMEDTRLLLEDRLGRPVDLGETDALRPTVRAAFDREHVRVF, via the coding sequence ATGGCGAGAGCGCTTGATGAGATGATGGCCCGGATCAAGGCGGAGGAGGCCGAGCTCCACCGCCGCGGCATCCGTCATTTGGCTATTTTTGGGTCGGTGGCGCGCGGCGACGAGCGCGTTGACAGCGATGTGGATATCGCCGTCGACATCGAGGCCGGCCGGTCGTTTTCCTTGATCCGCATGGAAGACACGCGGCTTTTGCTCGAAGACCGTTTGGGACGTCCCGTCGATCTCGGCGAAACCGACGCCCTTCGACCGACGGTACGCGCGGCGTTCGACCGGGAGCATGTGCGGGTATTTTGA
- a CDS encoding DUF86 domain-containing protein yields MARSDGEWIDDILTAIADIRADTAGMDYPAFARNPMVVRSVLYSIGVIGEAAKGLSPELKAAHSAIPWRAIAGIRDRIVHEYFRTNTRRIWDVVVDDLDPLEKALRAASRDRRT; encoded by the coding sequence ATGGCCCGCAGCGACGGCGAGTGGATTGACGATATCCTGACTGCTATCGCCGATATCCGCGCCGACACGGCGGGAATGGATTATCCGGCCTTCGCGCGAAACCCGATGGTCGTCCGTTCGGTTCTTTACTCCATTGGCGTCATTGGAGAGGCCGCGAAAGGCCTCAGTCCGGAATTGAAGGCGGCTCACTCGGCCATTCCCTGGCGAGCCATCGCTGGGATACGCGATCGTATCGTGCACGAGTACTTCCGGACCAACACGCGCCGGATTTGGGACGTTGTGGTCGACGATCTCGATCCGCTGGAAAAAGCTCT